In Alphaproteobacteria bacterium US3C007, one genomic interval encodes:
- a CDS encoding lysophospholipid acyltransferase family protein, protein MPDNPKHTGSLAEWLTDLAIRVLIRCARTLPLATRLQFMGWFMRRVLAPLTGYQKRALANLDYIYPDKPSDEKLKIARGAADNAGRTFIENYDILALRNRLGQAKITGPGFAAALAAKDSGTPVLFVTGHYGNFEAPRAALVAQGFQIGGLYRPMANPYFNKHYAQNMHDLSGPVFEQGRKGTLGLLRHIRQGGMAVLLFDIYDGAGAPLPFLGKPAPTVTSVADIALKAQAVVIPFFGIRRANGVDFDIVFEEPVAPDAPMQMMQQITQRLEKRIEEDPKQWFWIHRRWKPDRQRARAAAKTAP, encoded by the coding sequence ATGCCAGACAACCCAAAGCACACGGGCAGCTTGGCCGAATGGCTAACAGATTTGGCTATTCGGGTCTTGATCCGCTGCGCACGCACCCTGCCTCTGGCAACGCGATTGCAGTTTATGGGGTGGTTTATGCGCCGTGTTCTGGCCCCCCTCACAGGCTATCAAAAACGGGCTTTGGCCAATTTGGACTACATATATCCGGATAAACCTTCGGATGAAAAACTGAAGATTGCGCGGGGCGCTGCCGATAATGCAGGGCGAACATTTATCGAAAATTATGATATCCTTGCGCTTCGCAACCGCTTGGGACAGGCCAAGATCACCGGTCCAGGATTTGCCGCGGCTCTTGCGGCAAAAGACAGCGGCACGCCAGTTCTTTTTGTCACGGGCCATTACGGAAATTTCGAAGCGCCACGGGCAGCTTTGGTCGCCCAAGGGTTTCAAATTGGGGGCTTATACCGACCGATGGCCAACCCTTATTTCAACAAGCATTATGCCCAAAATATGCATGATTTATCAGGGCCGGTATTCGAGCAAGGCCGCAAAGGCACATTGGGCTTGCTGCGCCACATCCGCCAAGGCGGCATGGCGGTGTTATTATTTGATATTTACGATGGCGCCGGTGCGCCCCTGCCGTTTTTGGGAAAACCCGCGCCAACCGTTACGTCCGTGGCGGATATCGCGTTAAAAGCCCAAGCTGTGGTGATACCGTTTTTTGGCATACGGCGCGCCAATGGCGTTGATTTTGACATCGTGTTTGAAGAGCCCGTCGCGCCAGATGCGCCCATGCAAATGATGCAACAGATTACGCAGCGTTTGGAAAAGCGCATTGAAGAAGATCCCAAGCAATGGTTTTGGATCCACAGGCGCTGGAAGCCAGACCGTCAGCGTGCCCGCGCCGCGGCTAAGACAGCGCCGTGA
- a CDS encoding DsbE family thiol:disulfide interchange protein: MGKTPWLLFLPPLIFLGLALLFYTGMQREDPNRLLSTLIGQAAPPITPARLSNFPEFEQSQLVSGGVTLVNFWASWCPPCRAEHPKLLEMAGAGMPIIGVNFKDDAGNAAAYLAKDGNPFRAVAFDPAGRTAIDWGVTAPPETFILDAKGTVLFRFAGPLVGSDYAQRFVPALQQALGQ; this comes from the coding sequence ATGGGTAAAACCCCTTGGTTGCTGTTTCTGCCGCCGCTGATTTTCTTAGGATTGGCGCTGCTGTTTTACACCGGAATGCAGCGAGAAGACCCGAACCGCTTGCTTTCGACGTTGATTGGCCAAGCTGCGCCGCCAATCACGCCTGCGCGCTTATCGAATTTTCCAGAATTTGAACAAAGCCAGCTGGTTTCAGGTGGCGTAACCTTGGTGAATTTCTGGGCCAGTTGGTGCCCGCCTTGCCGCGCCGAACACCCCAAACTGCTGGAAATGGCGGGGGCCGGTATGCCAATAATAGGGGTGAATTTCAAGGATGACGCGGGGAATGCAGCCGCGTATCTGGCCAAGGACGGTAATCCGTTCCGCGCGGTTGCCTTCGATCCTGCGGGGCGCACTGCGATAGATTGGGGGGTCACCGCGCCGCCAGAAACCTTTATTTTGGATGCAAAAGGCACCGTGCTGTTCCGCTTTGCAGGGCCTTTGGTCGGAAGCGATTATGCGCAGCGGTTTGTGCCCGCCTTGCAGCAGGCGCTGGGTCAATAA
- the dddP gene encoding dimethylsulfonioproprionate lyase DddP, whose amino-acid sequence MGKVYRDGRKIDPARGAVLGDNTPNDQNRVEIGPTQLAYQEWQRAGLILPDLQAMRRYRWNRLTQHIVDRDYGGLLIFDPLNIRYATDSTNMQLWNSHNPFRAVLICADGYMVIWDYKNAPFLSEFNPLVREQRAGADLFYFDRGDKVDIAADAFSNEIRQLIKQHGGGNRRLAVDKIMLHGLRALEAQGFEIMEGEELTEKARSIKGPDEILAMRCASHSCETAIAVMENTARAGVAQRQMSEDDIWAVLHAENIRRGGEWIETRLLTSGPRTNPWFQECSGRIVQNNEILAFDTDLIGSYGICVDISRTWWIGDQNPRPDMISAMQHAHEHIMQNMQMLKPGVMIPALTKNAHKLAPEYQKGKYSCLMHGVGLCDEWPLIAYADTFVEGAYDYPLEAGMVLCVEALVSPEGGDFSIKLEDQVLITPEGFENLSAYPFDPRLMGIA is encoded by the coding sequence ATGGGAAAGGTTTATCGAGACGGGCGCAAAATTGATCCGGCGCGGGGGGCGGTTTTGGGCGATAATACGCCCAATGATCAAAATCGCGTTGAAATCGGCCCGACGCAACTGGCCTATCAGGAATGGCAGCGGGCCGGATTGATCCTGCCCGATCTGCAAGCCATGCGGCGCTATCGGTGGAACCGCCTCACTCAGCATATCGTGGATCGTGATTACGGCGGGTTACTGATCTTTGATCCCTTAAACATTCGCTATGCAACCGACAGCACCAACATGCAGCTTTGGAACAGCCATAACCCGTTTCGGGCTGTGTTGATTTGCGCAGATGGCTATATGGTGATCTGGGACTACAAAAACGCCCCGTTTTTATCTGAGTTTAACCCGCTGGTGCGCGAGCAGCGCGCTGGCGCTGATTTATTTTATTTTGACCGTGGCGATAAGGTTGATATCGCAGCCGATGCCTTTTCAAATGAAATACGGCAATTGATCAAGCAACACGGGGGTGGCAATCGCCGGTTGGCGGTGGATAAAATCATGCTGCATGGGCTGCGCGCGTTAGAGGCGCAGGGCTTTGAAATAATGGAAGGTGAAGAGCTCACCGAAAAAGCCCGCTCGATCAAAGGTCCGGATGAAATTTTGGCAATGCGCTGCGCCTCGCATTCCTGCGAAACCGCTATCGCGGTGATGGAAAACACCGCGCGCGCAGGGGTGGCACAGCGCCAAATGAGCGAGGATGATATCTGGGCGGTGCTGCATGCTGAGAATATCCGGCGAGGTGGTGAGTGGATTGAAACGCGCTTGCTCACATCGGGCCCGCGCACCAATCCTTGGTTTCAAGAATGCAGCGGACGGATTGTGCAAAATAACGAAATTCTCGCCTTTGATACAGATCTCATTGGATCCTACGGGATCTGCGTTGATATCAGCCGAACATGGTGGATCGGAGATCAGAACCCGCGCCCAGATATGATTTCTGCTATGCAGCACGCCCATGAGCATATCATGCAAAATATGCAAATGCTCAAACCCGGTGTCATGATACCAGCGCTAACGAAGAACGCCCATAAGCTGGCGCCAGAATATCAAAAGGGCAAATATAGCTGCCTGATGCATGGTGTCGGCCTTTGCGATGAATGGCCTTTGATTGCCTATGCTGACACCTTCGTCGAAGGGGCTTACGATTATCCACTTGAAGCGGGTATGGTGCTTTGCGTTGAAGCTTTGGTCAGCCCCGAGGGGGGCGATTTTTCGATTAAGCTGGAAGATCAAGTTTTGATCACACCTGAAGGCTTTGAGAACCTATCGGCCTACCCGTTTGACCCAAGACTGATGGGCATAGCCTAG
- the ccmD gene encoding heme exporter protein CcmD translates to MPELGKYAAAVLSAYGVSLGILALLIFGILRRNTRALAELEAAESQRDG, encoded by the coding sequence ATGCCGGAGCTTGGAAAATATGCAGCGGCAGTGTTATCTGCCTATGGGGTGTCTTTGGGTATATTGGCGCTTTTGATCTTTGGAATATTGCGCAGAAATACGCGTGCTTTGGCCGAGTTAGAGGCCGCTGAAAGTCAGCGCGATGGGTAA
- a CDS encoding DUF1223 domain-containing protein, whose translation MRARVLKFWLGMWMACAGFAVAQDRPAVLLELFTSQGCSSCPAADALFRDVLSKRSDLLTLSLHVDYWDYIGWKDSFAKRQFTTRQKTYAQRSGRKSVYTPQVIVNGQDHVVGSNATAIKDAVARAAQTPRRVVLTLVEASLAITATLKSNVDGTGGPVDVLAFYYKPQGKVAIQAGENAGQTLTYSNVVVEITPLGVWNGKGVWSKTFQRRTDTQVVVVAQQANHGAVLAAARAR comes from the coding sequence TTGCGCGCAAGAGTGTTGAAATTCTGGCTTGGGATGTGGATGGCCTGCGCAGGTTTTGCGGTTGCACAGGATAGGCCAGCCGTTTTACTCGAGCTGTTTACTTCGCAAGGGTGTTCCTCTTGCCCTGCCGCCGATGCTTTGTTTCGCGATGTTCTCAGCAAACGTTCAGATCTATTAACGCTTTCATTGCACGTCGATTATTGGGATTATATTGGCTGGAAAGACAGTTTTGCCAAGCGTCAATTTACCACCAGACAAAAAACCTACGCGCAGCGCTCGGGGCGTAAATCGGTTTACACACCACAGGTGATTGTGAATGGTCAAGATCATGTTGTTGGTTCAAACGCAACAGCGATCAAGGATGCGGTCGCGCGGGCCGCGCAAACCCCCCGCCGCGTGGTGCTTACATTGGTTGAAGCGTCGCTTGCTATTACAGCGACGCTTAAAAGCAACGTGGATGGAACCGGCGGCCCTGTAGATGTGCTTGCATTTTATTATAAACCACAAGGAAAAGTTGCGATCCAAGCGGGCGAGAATGCTGGGCAGACGTTGACCTATTCAAATGTGGTGGTTGAGATCACGCCATTGGGTGTCTGGAACGGCAAAGGGGTATGGTCAAAAACCTTTCAACGGCGCACAGATACGCAAGTTGTCGTGGTGGCGCAGCAGGCAAATCACGGCGCTGTCTTAGCCGCGGCGCGGGCACGCTGA
- a CDS encoding DUF3445 domain-containing protein, with protein sequence MTEILQNELPYDVSHHGALPGISPLAPEAWLIVDEAYSAQIQLRETLLKHQRDKVLRLAPEAFAAAQELLGMALGFATAHLGFERHKDRIICPDGRLVLIDDQDPLATLARALQNDFCLLQPRGAEHLLTGAILCFPASWTLAEKFMHPLSRIHVPVPSYDANITKRVQRLFNGIQVGRPLWRCNYLHYDAPDLFHPRMEADPRSGVSEGAGPYIRSERQTLCRLPKTGAVVFGIHTFVLRNQTFQADKA encoded by the coding sequence ATGACTGAGATTTTACAAAATGAGTTGCCTTATGACGTGTCACATCACGGCGCCCTACCGGGGATTTCCCCTTTGGCGCCGGAGGCGTGGTTGATCGTGGATGAGGCTTATTCGGCCCAAATCCAGCTGCGGGAAACTCTACTTAAACACCAGCGCGACAAAGTGTTGCGTTTAGCCCCAGAAGCTTTCGCGGCAGCGCAAGAATTGCTGGGGATGGCGCTTGGGTTTGCCACTGCCCATTTGGGATTTGAGAGACACAAAGATAGGATTATTTGCCCCGATGGTCGCTTGGTCTTGATCGATGATCAGGATCCGCTGGCCACTTTGGCGCGCGCGTTGCAAAATGATTTTTGCCTTTTGCAGCCGCGCGGTGCAGAACATCTATTGACGGGGGCCATATTATGTTTTCCCGCCAGTTGGACGCTTGCTGAAAAATTCATGCATCCTTTATCCAGGATCCATGTGCCCGTGCCGAGTTATGATGCCAATATAACAAAGCGCGTGCAGCGTTTGTTCAATGGAATTCAAGTTGGCCGGCCGCTTTGGCGGTGCAATTACCTGCATTATGATGCGCCTGACCTGTTTCATCCACGCATGGAAGCCGATCCGCGCAGCGGCGTGTCAGAAGGCGCAGGCCCTTATATTCGCAGCGAACGCCAAACCTTATGCCGTTTGCCCAAAACTGGTGCCGTGGTGTTTGGCATTCATACGTTTGTTTTGCGAAATCAAACCTTTCAGGCAGATAAAGCGTAA
- the acnA gene encoding aconitate hydratase AcnA, translating to MTIVVGHDTAKTRKTLSINGKSISYYSIPAAENAGLGQFSKLPAALKVVLENMLRFEDGKTVSLEDIKAFSTWGANGGKNPREIAYRPARVLMQDFTGVPAVVDLAAMRDGLVALGGDAEKINPLNPVDLVIDHSVMIDEFGNPRAFQMNVDREYERNMERYTFLKWGQNAFNNFRVVPPGTGICHQVNLEYLAQTVWSDTDQNGDEVAYPDTLVGTDSHTTMVNGMAVLGWGVGGIEAEAAMLGQPVSMLIPEVVGFELTGAMLEGTTGTDLVLKVVELLRAKGVVGKFVEFYGEGLNRLPLADRATIANMAPEYGATCGFFPIDDETLRYLRNTGRDEDRIALVEAYAKENGFWRDAEYAPIYTDTLHLDMGTIVPAISGPKRPQDFVALNAAKAAFSSEMKDTFQRPMDKEIAVEGEEYTMRSGKVVIASITSCTNTSNPYVMIGAGLVARKAAALGLNRKPWVKTSLAPGSQVVSAYLEAADLQKDLDAVGFNLVGYGCATCIGNSGPLQPEISQAIAEGDLVATAVLSGNRNFEGRISPDVRANYLASPPLVVAYALAGTMDIDLSSEPLGQDKNGQDVFLKDIWPSSQEVAELVERTVTREAFQSKYADVFKGDEKWQGVDTTQSQTYDWPASSTYVQNPPYFQGMSPEPGVITNIENAKVLAILGDMITTDHISPAGSFKDTTPAGQYLIERQVPVREFNSYGSRRGNHEIMMRGTFANIRIKNEMLDGVEGGYTKGPDGEKSAIFDAAMEYQNNETPLVVFGGEQYGAGSSRDWAAKGTALLGVKAVIAESFERIHRSNLVGMGVIPLEFTNGDTRKSLGLTGEETVTITGLDSVEPLQELPCHITFADGSVKEISLKCRIDTAIEVEYIEHGGVLHYVLRNLAKAA from the coding sequence ATGACCATCGTCGTAGGACATGACACCGCCAAAACGCGCAAAACACTCAGTATTAACGGGAAATCAATCTCTTATTACTCAATCCCGGCAGCCGAAAATGCTGGCTTGGGCCAATTTTCCAAACTGCCCGCAGCTTTAAAAGTTGTGTTGGAAAACATGCTGCGCTTCGAGGATGGCAAAACCGTGTCACTAGAAGATATAAAAGCCTTTTCAACATGGGGCGCGAATGGTGGTAAAAACCCGCGCGAAATAGCCTATCGCCCGGCCCGCGTTCTGATGCAGGATTTCACCGGTGTTCCAGCCGTTGTCGATTTGGCCGCGATGCGCGATGGATTGGTGGCTTTGGGCGGCGATGCAGAAAAAATTAATCCGCTGAACCCAGTTGATCTGGTTATCGACCATTCGGTGATGATTGATGAATTTGGCAATCCCCGCGCCTTTCAAATGAACGTGGATCGCGAATATGAACGCAATATGGAGCGTTATACCTTTTTGAAATGGGGCCAAAACGCGTTTAACAATTTCCGCGTTGTTCCCCCCGGAACGGGGATTTGCCATCAGGTAAACCTCGAATATCTGGCCCAAACCGTTTGGAGTGATACTGACCAAAACGGTGATGAAGTCGCCTATCCTGATACATTGGTGGGCACGGATAGCCATACCACGATGGTCAATGGCATGGCGGTGTTAGGCTGGGGTGTTGGCGGTATCGAAGCCGAAGCGGCGATGCTGGGACAGCCCGTCTCGATGCTGATCCCCGAAGTGGTTGGATTTGAATTAACCGGGGCTATGCTGGAAGGTACAACAGGCACTGATTTGGTTCTAAAAGTGGTGGAATTGCTGCGTGCGAAAGGCGTGGTTGGCAAATTTGTTGAGTTTTATGGCGAGGGCCTAAATCGCCTGCCGCTGGCGGATCGGGCAACGATTGCCAATATGGCACCAGAATATGGTGCCACCTGCGGCTTCTTCCCCATCGATGACGAAACTTTACGCTACCTGCGCAATACCGGGCGCGATGAGGATCGTATTGCTTTAGTGGAAGCCTATGCAAAGGAAAACGGGTTTTGGCGCGACGCGGAATACGCACCGATTTATACCGATACGTTGCATTTGGATATGGGCACGATTGTGCCCGCCATTTCAGGGCCCAAACGCCCACAAGATTTTGTGGCGCTGAACGCGGCAAAAGCCGCCTTTAGCTCTGAAATGAAAGACACGTTCCAGCGGCCGATGGATAAAGAAATTGCCGTTGAGGGCGAAGAGTATACCATGCGCTCTGGCAAAGTGGTTATTGCCTCAATCACCTCTTGCACCAACACCTCCAATCCTTACGTGATGATCGGAGCAGGATTGGTGGCCCGCAAAGCGGCGGCTTTGGGACTGAATCGCAAGCCTTGGGTGAAAACATCGCTCGCGCCTGGATCGCAAGTCGTGAGCGCCTATCTGGAAGCGGCAGATCTGCAAAAAGATCTGGATGCAGTTGGGTTTAACTTGGTGGGCTATGGCTGCGCCACCTGCATCGGCAATTCAGGCCCCTTGCAGCCTGAAATCAGCCAAGCCATTGCCGAAGGGGATCTGGTTGCAACTGCGGTCCTCTCAGGAAACCGAAATTTTGAGGGGCGTATTTCGCCAGATGTGCGCGCCAATTACTTGGCCTCACCGCCGCTTGTGGTCGCCTATGCGCTGGCCGGCACGATGGATATCGATTTATCAAGCGAGCCTTTGGGGCAAGATAAAAATGGCCAAGACGTCTTTTTGAAAGATATCTGGCCAAGCTCGCAAGAAGTTGCAGAGCTGGTCGAGCGCACGGTCACGCGTGAGGCCTTCCAATCCAAATATGCAGATGTGTTCAAGGGCGATGAAAAATGGCAGGGCGTAGATACGACGCAAAGCCAAACCTACGATTGGCCCGCCAGTTCAACCTATGTTCAGAACCCGCCCTATTTTCAGGGCATGAGCCCGGAACCAGGCGTGATTACGAATATTGAAAACGCCAAAGTACTTGCAATTTTGGGCGATATGATCACCACCGACCACATCAGTCCGGCGGGCTCGTTCAAAGACACCACCCCCGCCGGTCAATACCTGATCGAACGGCAGGTGCCCGTGCGCGAATTCAACAGCTATGGCTCGCGCCGGGGCAATCATGAAATCATGATGCGCGGCACATTTGCCAATATCCGGATCAAGAATGAAATGCTTGATGGGGTTGAGGGCGGATATACCAAAGGCCCCGATGGTGAGAAAAGCGCTATTTTTGATGCTGCGATGGAATATCAAAATAACGAAACCCCGCTGGTGGTGTTTGGCGGTGAACAATATGGCGCAGGATCAAGCCGCGACTGGGCGGCAAAAGGCACGGCCCTGCTCGGCGTAAAAGCCGTGATTGCGGAAAGCTTTGAGCGTATTCACCGCTCAAACCTGGTTGGTATGGGCGTTATTCCTTTAGAGTTCACCAACGGAGACACGCGCAAATCGCTGGGCTTAACCGGCGAAGAAACCGTTACAATCACAGGGTTGGACAGCGTTGAACCCTTGCAGGAATTACCCTGCCATATCACCTTCGCGGATGGCAGCGTGAAAGAAATTTCGTTGAAATGCCGGATCGATACCGCGATTGAAGTGGAATATATCGAGCATGGCGGCGTGCTGCATTACGTTCTGAGAAACTTGGCGAAAGCCGCTTAA
- a CDS encoding FliG C-terminal domain-containing protein, with protein MSEPTTDNSNPVAASSRVISQAEKAAIVVSAMLRSGLDIPVDDLSVDAQAQLAKELANLQFVERNLLTEVIEEFSSEVTSIGLNLRGGAAQTLNLLDGKISTETAERLRKEAGVRKFSDPWDRLNISDIDELIAIIEAESIEVSAIIISKLDVSKAAALLGKLPGKHARQISHAISMTHHVTPQAISRIGQSLLAQLDNLPDRAFALSPEERVGSILTATTQVLRDDVLDGLDESDPAFAHRVRQVMFAFKDIHKRLHPSDISQITRSINTIELATALAYAQKTGPNATATFILENLPRRMAENLSDDIAHMKAIQYEQGEAALNAVVQAIQDLVTSGVIAFRREEEAAMSSAQTR; from the coding sequence GTGTCAGAACCAACAACAGATAATTCTAACCCGGTGGCGGCGTCATCGCGGGTAATAAGTCAGGCTGAAAAAGCCGCGATCGTGGTCAGCGCGATGCTGCGCAGTGGCTTGGACATACCGGTCGATGACCTCAGTGTCGACGCCCAAGCACAATTGGCAAAAGAATTGGCTAATTTACAATTTGTTGAGCGCAATCTGTTAACAGAAGTGATTGAAGAATTCTCATCCGAAGTCACCTCGATCGGGTTAAATTTGCGCGGCGGTGCGGCGCAAACACTTAACCTGCTGGACGGCAAAATCAGCACTGAAACGGCAGAGCGGTTGCGCAAAGAAGCCGGCGTGCGCAAATTCTCAGACCCTTGGGATCGATTGAATATCAGCGACATCGATGAATTGATCGCCATAATCGAGGCAGAGAGCATAGAGGTCAGCGCAATTATTATTTCAAAGTTGGATGTGTCAAAAGCAGCGGCGCTGCTGGGGAAATTGCCCGGAAAACACGCACGCCAAATCAGCCATGCAATTTCAATGACCCATCATGTCACCCCGCAAGCCATTTCACGGATCGGTCAAAGCCTTTTGGCGCAGCTCGATAACCTTCCTGATCGCGCATTCGCGCTATCGCCGGAAGAGCGGGTGGGATCTATTTTAACCGCAACCACGCAAGTGCTGCGCGATGATGTTCTAGATGGTCTCGATGAAAGCGACCCCGCCTTTGCGCATCGGGTTCGGCAGGTGATGTTTGCCTTTAAAGACATTCACAAGCGGCTCCATCCCAGCGATATTTCCCAGATTACCCGCAGCATAAACACCATCGAGCTTGCAACCGCGCTGGCCTATGCACAAAAAACCGGGCCCAACGCCACGGCAACTTTTATCCTTGAAAACCTACCTCGGCGGATGGCCGAGAACCTATCGGACGATATCGCCCATATGAAGGCAATCCAATATGAACAAGGCGAGGCGGCTTTGAACGCGGTTGTCCAAGCCATCCAAGATTTGGTGACAAGCGGCGTCATCGCCTTTCGGCGCGAAGAGGAAGCCGCAATGTCCAGCGCTCAAACGCGATAA
- the purB gene encoding adenylosuccinate lyase, giving the protein MIPRYSRPDMVAIWSPESKFRIWYEIEAHACQAMADIGVIPQANADAVWRAKDVEFDIARIDEIEAVTKHDVIAFLTHLAEHIGSEEARFVHQGMTSSDVLDTCLNVQLVRAADLLIADVQALLAALKRRAYEHKMTIRIGRSHGIHAEPTTMGLTFARFYAEMDRNLERLRIARAEIATGAISGAVGTFANIDPQVEEHVCTKLGLTPEPISTQVIPRDRHAAFFAALGVVGSSIENIATEIRHMQRTEVLEAEEFFSKGQKGSSAMPHKRNPVLTENLTGLARLVRMAVVPALENVTLWHERDISHSSVERNIGPDTTITLDFALNRLTQVIDKLVIYPDNMLANMNKFRGLVMSQRVLLALTQAGVSREDSYRLVQRNAMKVWEDNKDFKTELLADDEVRAALSEAEIEEKFDLGYHTKHVDTIFNRVFGAG; this is encoded by the coding sequence ATGATCCCTCGTTACTCCCGCCCAGACATGGTTGCCATCTGGTCACCCGAAAGCAAATTTCGCATCTGGTATGAAATCGAAGCCCATGCCTGTCAGGCTATGGCAGATATTGGAGTGATCCCTCAAGCCAATGCGGATGCGGTTTGGCGGGCCAAAGATGTAGAATTTGATATCGCGCGTATTGATGAAATCGAAGCAGTTACGAAACATGATGTGATCGCATTTCTCACCCATCTGGCAGAGCATATCGGATCTGAAGAAGCCCGTTTCGTACATCAAGGAATGACCAGCTCAGATGTGTTGGACACCTGTCTCAACGTTCAATTGGTACGCGCGGCAGACCTTCTGATTGCGGATGTTCAAGCGCTTCTTGCAGCCCTGAAGCGGCGCGCTTACGAGCATAAAATGACCATCCGCATCGGGCGTAGCCATGGCATCCACGCCGAGCCTACCACGATGGGCCTGACCTTTGCGCGCTTCTACGCTGAAATGGATCGTAACCTTGAGCGGTTGCGCATCGCGCGCGCCGAAATTGCAACGGGCGCAATCTCTGGCGCTGTGGGTACATTTGCCAATATTGATCCGCAGGTGGAAGAGCATGTCTGCACGAAGCTGGGTCTGACACCAGAACCGATCAGCACGCAAGTGATCCCGCGCGATCGCCACGCAGCATTTTTTGCCGCTTTGGGCGTTGTCGGCAGCAGCATCGAGAACATCGCCACTGAAATTCGCCATATGCAGCGCACAGAAGTGCTTGAAGCGGAAGAGTTTTTCTCAAAGGGGCAAAAAGGCAGCTCTGCAATGCCGCATAAACGCAATCCTGTTTTAACGGAAAATCTCACCGGGTTGGCCCGTCTGGTGCGCATGGCCGTGGTGCCCGCGCTGGAAAACGTAACGCTTTGGCATGAACGTGATATTTCGCATAGCTCGGTCGAACGAAATATCGGACCAGACACAACGATCACCTTAGATTTCGCCCTGAACCGCTTGACACAAGTGATTGATAAATTGGTGATCTATCCAGATAACATGCTGGCCAATATGAATAAGTTCCGCGGTCTGGTGATGAGCCAACGGGTGCTTTTGGCGTTGACGCAAGCCGGCGTAAGCCGCGAAGATTCATATCGGTTGGTGCAACGCAACGCGATGAAGGTTTGGGAAGATAATAAAGATTTCAAAACCGAGCTCTTGGCGGATGATGAAGTGCGCGCCGCGCTGAGTGAGGCTGAGATAGAAGAAAAATTTGATCTGGGCTATCACACAAAGCACGTTGATACAATTTTCAACCGCGTATTTGGCGCCGGTTAA
- a CDS encoding heme ABC transporter permease translates to MSLWEYANPVKFLGASTRILPFIAIGAAACLSIGLVWGFFFTPDDYRQGSTVKIIYLHVPSALMAINAWFMMLVASLIWLVRRHHVSALAAKAAAPVGVAMTLIALFTGAIWGQPMWGTYWAWDPRLTSFLTLFLFYLGYMALWRAIERPDTAADLTSVLCIVGSVFAVLSRYAVNFWSQGLHQGASLSLDKEKHVSDVFYQPLLFSIAGFVLLFLALVLVGTRTEIRLRRAQALRARQEAV, encoded by the coding sequence ATGTCACTTTGGGAATATGCGAACCCCGTAAAATTTTTGGGTGCCTCAACGCGAATACTGCCATTTATTGCGATTGGGGCCGCGGCCTGTTTGAGCATTGGGCTGGTATGGGGGTTTTTCTTCACGCCGGATGATTATCGCCAAGGCTCGACGGTTAAGATAATTTATTTGCACGTACCCTCTGCCTTGATGGCGATTAATGCGTGGTTCATGATGCTTGTGGCCTCGTTGATTTGGTTGGTCCGGCGTCATCATGTAAGCGCTTTGGCCGCCAAAGCGGCAGCGCCGGTGGGCGTGGCGATGACGTTGATCGCCTTATTCACCGGTGCAATCTGGGGCCAGCCGATGTGGGGCACGTATTGGGCTTGGGATCCGCGGCTCACCTCGTTTTTAACCTTATTCCTGTTTTACCTTGGCTATATGGCGCTGTGGCGGGCGATTGAACGCCCGGATACCGCGGCTGATCTGACCTCTGTTTTGTGTATTGTGGGATCCGTCTTCGCGGTTTTAAGCCGATATGCGGTTAATTTTTGGAGCCAAGGATTGCACCAAGGGGCATCTTTGTCATTGGATAAAGAAAAGCATGTCTCGGATGTATTTTACCAACCTTTGCTGTTTTCAATCGCGGGGTTTGTTCTGCTGTTTTTGGCCTTGGTGTTGGTGGGCACGCGTACGGAAATTCGATTGCGTCGGGCGCAAGCCCTGCGCGCGCGACAGGAGGCAGTGTGA